The genomic stretch CAGTTCCAAAATCTTTTAAATTAGCTTCTGGTATATTTAAAGTAGATTCAGTAAGTTCTGTATTAAAGTTAATAAAACCTTTAAATTCACCTATTGTATTACCTTTTTCACCAAATAACTTAAATGCTGTATCCCCCTGATTTTTAGAAAGTCTTGTTGAAAAATTCTTAACTTCACCATTAAAATTAATTCCATATACATTTGAAGTAATACTTATACTATTAAAAAATAATTCCCAAACATCCTCATCTGATAATTTTGAGTCTTTTTGTTTTCTTAGACGAATTTCATCTAAAATATCTCTATATTTTAAAGATAGATTATATATTTTTTGCTCATAAACTAAGTTCAAATACATGTTAATATAACCATCTAAATCAAATAAGACGAGTTTATTTCTATCTAAGAAATTTCTAACAACTCTATCTAGCGACTCTTCCAATGTTAAATCTTCTTTTATACCTTCATCTGTCTTACTTAAATCATTAAGTTTTAACTCTTTACCTAATTTTTTTGTGCTCTTACTAATATTTGAAATTTCTCCAACTACATCAGAAATATTAAGATTTTTTTCATTGCTTTCCTTAATATTTTTAATGCTTTGTTTTATTTTTTCTAGTTCACTTATATTGTCTTTATTACCTAAATCTCTTGAAAGGATTTCATCAAGATTTAAGTGATTTTCTTCAATCTTATTAAGATAAAGAGTTTTTAATTCTGTCAAAACCTTTTCTCTTTTAGTCTTTTCTTCTGCCTCTGTAACCTTATTTTCAAAAGTGACAACAGCTTCTCTATCACTATTTTCATAATTAGCATCTTTAAAAAATGCTATTCCAGTTATTTCTGTATCATCAAAAGTTATAATTTTTTTTCTAAAATCTATTTCATAGTAACTTTTTAATTCATCAATAGAGATAAAAATTTCATTTTCATGTAAATTACTCATAACTTTTACATCTTTTAATGTTACATAACTTTCAAAATAGTCTAAATCAACACTTCCTATTGTTACAGGAGCATTATTTGCCTTTGACATTTTTCTTTCTAAATATCCTTTTAGTAAAAAATCTCTTGCAAAATACAAGACTGTAACAACTATAACAATAAAAAGTAATAATATTCCTATAAACTTTTTCATTTACTCCTCACCTATATGTACTTTCTAACAATTAATTTAACCTTATCCTTTTTTGTTAAGCCATTTTCTTCTTCAATTCTAAATTTACCATATTTTTTAATTATTACAATATCTCCTATTGATATTTTATGACTTTTTTCCCTTTGTATTTCATAATTTACCTGAACATTACCTAAATCAATATAGTCAACTGATGATGCTCTTGATAGATTAGTAAGTTCTGATACTAAACTATCCAATCTTAAAGATGATAACCTTATATTTAATTCTTTAAATTCATTTTGAGGCACTTCTCTCTCATCTATTTCAATAATTTCAATAGGAGAAGAATTTATCCTTAAAAGATTTCCTTTTAAAAAATCAAACATATTTTCTAATATAATACCATAACATTCATCATTTTTAACTATTAAATCTCCTAAAACTTCTCTTTTTATTCCCAAAGATAAAATATTTCCTAGATAATGTTTATGTTCTAAACTTATGAACTTTGATTTTTTCACTATTTTAAAATATTTCACTGGAAAATATAGATAGTCTTCTGTAAAATATTCAGGATAAACTGCTAATATTTTTTTTTCACAATCTTCATTTAGACCTTTAAAAGAAAATTTTAGTCCAAAATATTTTAAATTATTAAGTTGTGATATTGGAAAAAATTGATTACTATATATTATTGTATCAGTTTTTTCAGCTAATTTTATATAGTTTTCTATTTTTTCTAAGTTCTCATTCATTTTATCACCAATTTTATATAATAATATATTTTATCATTTTTTTGCTAAAATGAAAATAAAAAAAAGTCCGTTTTTGAGGTGGACTTTTTAGTGGGATTAAATATGTATTAGGCTATCTATATTATGTCGTTATTATTATGGGAAATTACCCTCCTTTTTCAAGGAGGGCTTTTTTTTCTTTCTGGGGGGAGAGAAAAAAATTTTATTATCTATAACCTTTAGACGAGACCATATATAAAAAAGTTTAAAAAATTTTTTTAGTCTAAACTTTTATTCTCTAAATTTATTTTCAATATATCTTGCATAAGAAAAATAAAAATAAAAAAGTCCGTTTTTAAGGTGGACTTTTTAATGGGATTAAATATGTATTAGGCTATCTATATTATGTTATTATTATTATGGGAAATTACCCTCCTTTTTCAAGGAGGGCTTTTTTTTCTTTCTGGGGGGAGAGAAAAAAATTTTATTATCTATAACCTTTAGACGAGACCACATATAAAAAAGTTTAAAAAAATTTTTTAGTCTGAACTTTTATTCTCAAAACTTATCATTATAGGGCTTCCATCAAATCCAAATGCTTCTCTAAATTTATTTTCAATATATCTTGCATAAGAAAAATGTATAAGCTCTGGATAGTTACAGAATAAAACAAATTTTGGTGGAGCAACAGAAACTTGTGTTGCATAATTAATTTTGATTACTCTACCCTTTCTTGTAGGTGGGTTATTCATTAAAACTGCATCTTTTAATATAGTATTTAATAATCCTGTTGAAATTCTCTTTGTATATTCTTCATAAATTCTATCTGATATTTCAAGAAGATTTGTTGTTCTTTGTCCTGTTAAAGCTGAAACAAATTCAATAGGTGCATAAGATAAAAATGGTAGTTCAGCATACAATTCTTCTTTCATCTTCTTCATAGTAGTATTATTTTTGTTTTCTATTAAGTCCCATTTATTCATAACAATAATTATAGGCTTTAACTCTTCATGAGCAATCCCTGCAATTCTTTTATCTTGTTCTGTAAGTCCTTCTTTGGCATCTAACATTAAAATACATACATCTCCTCTCTTTATAGCTTTTAATGCTCTTAATACTGAATAATATTCCAAACTTTCTTCAACTTTTGATTTTCTTCTTATCCCTGCTGTGTCAATTATCATATATTTATTATCTTTGTATTCAATTAAAGTATCAATAGCATCTCTTGTTGTTCCAGCAATATCACTAACTATTGTTCTTTCTTCACCTGATAATCTATTTACCAAAGATGATTTACCAGCATTAGGCTTTCCAATTACTGCTAATTTTAAAACTTCTTCATCTTCTTCTGGGAAATCCATCTTTCCAATAATATCCACAACTATATCTAACATATCTCCTAGATTTACTTTGTGTTCCCCAGAAATTGGTACAAGATATTCAAAACCTAATCCATAAAAATCATAGACATCATCTTGTTGTTCAAAAAAGTTATCTATTTTATTTACACATAGGATAACAGGTTTATTTTTCTTTCTTAATATATATGCTATTTCATCATCTAATGGATTAAGTCCTGATTTTCCATCCACAACAAATAAAATAACATCTGCCTCATTCATTGCAACTTCTGCTTGTTCTTTTATTTTTGCCATTAAAAAGTCATTGTTTCTTGGTTCTAATCCCCCTGTATCAACTATCACAAATTCAGAACCACTCCACTCAGTATCTCTATATAGTCTATCTCTTGTTACACCTGGTAAGTCATCAACTATTGCTATTTTATCTCCTACCAAGTTATTAAAAAGAGTGGATTTTCCAACATTTGGTCTTCCAACTATTGCAACTATTGGTTTCATTTTATCACCTCTTTAATTTTTTTTACTCTATATTATAACATAAGACTACATAATAACAGATTATTTTATTTTTAATTATTTAAAAATGTACTCTTGCTATCTCTAATCTTATTTATATCATCTTTTAACTCTGATATAGTTACTTCTTTGCCATCAATTCCATTGAAGCCTACTAATGCCTTTTTATCTTGATTTTCTTTTTTTGATAACAAATTTACATAGAACAGATAGAAATCTACTTCTTCAAAATAGATAGTTTTAAATATTTCTAAATATTCTATTGCATCATAAATTCCATTGATAATATAGTTGCCATCTTTTCTAGCTACAAATAATATTTTCTCATCTATAATTTTATTTAAAATAAAATTATATCTTTCTTCTACTGGTAGATTATATTTTTCTTCTAAATTTACTAAGTCTTTTTGAAATTTATAATTTTCTTTTTCTTCAAGAATAAAATCCTTTATATTATTAGCAATTATTTGAAATACCGCTTCTGCTGTTTCAGCATAAACTTTATTATACTCTCTCTTTTTCACATAATTACAAACAGTATATTCTTTACTGTCTATTAATTTTATTTTTATTCTTTTACAGGGTTTAAAATATTCTGTATATTTTGCAAAAATATCACTTGTCCATCTATCATAATAAAATTCTTTTGGTGGTAATATAAAAATATCATCTATATCTGTTAAATTAATTTCAAGTTTTCTAAAACAGAAATCCTTTTTAAATAATTTTAATTTCTTTTCATAATATAATTTACCTTCATTTATTTTATATTCTTCATAAGTAAAAAAATTAAATATTGCATTTTTCACTGCTCTTAAATAAAAAAAGTTAACTATAAGAAGCCCCATATTATAAGCTATAAAAAAAAGTTTCACTCCTATTTCTTCATTATTAAATTCATCAATTGTTAGATTTATGACTATCAAAATAAAAATTAAAAAAAATGCCTGTTGAAACAATAAAATCAAAAAATTTATTATAGTTTCTCCCATATTAAGATTTTTATATGTTAAAATTTTCATTATCTTCCCTCTATAAAATAAATATTTGCTCTATCTCTTTTTGTAACTTTTCTAAATATTTCACAAAATTCTTTATAACCTTCAAAACCTATTATTGCTCCAAAGTAAAATGT from Fusobacterium hwasookii encodes the following:
- a CDS encoding YlmH/Sll1252 family protein, producing the protein MNENLEKIENYIKLAEKTDTIIYSNQFFPISQLNNLKYFGLKFSFKGLNEDCEKKILAVYPEYFTEDYLYFPVKYFKIVKKSKFISLEHKHYLGNILSLGIKREVLGDLIVKNDECYGIILENMFDFLKGNLLRINSSPIEIIEIDEREVPQNEFKELNIRLSSLRLDSLVSELTNLSRASSVDYIDLGNVQVNYEIQREKSHKISIGDIVIIKKYGKFRIEEENGLTKKDKVKLIVRKYI
- the der gene encoding ribosome biogenesis GTPase Der, giving the protein MKPIVAIVGRPNVGKSTLFNNLVGDKIAIVDDLPGVTRDRLYRDTEWSGSEFVIVDTGGLEPRNNDFLMAKIKEQAEVAMNEADVILFVVDGKSGLNPLDDEIAYILRKKNKPVILCVNKIDNFFEQQDDVYDFYGLGFEYLVPISGEHKVNLGDMLDIVVDIIGKMDFPEEDEEVLKLAVIGKPNAGKSSLVNRLSGEERTIVSDIAGTTRDAIDTLIEYKDNKYMIIDTAGIRRKSKVEESLEYYSVLRALKAIKRGDVCILMLDAKEGLTEQDKRIAGIAHEELKPIIIVMNKWDLIENKNNTTMKKMKEELYAELPFLSYAPIEFVSALTGQRTTNLLEISDRIYEEYTKRISTGLLNTILKDAVLMNNPPTRKGRVIKINYATQVSVAPPKFVLFCNYPELIHFSYARYIENKFREAFGFDGSPIMISFENKSSD